A stretch of the Actinomyces faecalis genome encodes the following:
- a CDS encoding LacI family DNA-binding transcriptional regulator gives MASRGSGITQSDIAEAAGVSRSLVSLALSGSPKVAENTRAQIQAVACSLGYRVNASASALARRRSTTIGLILPNLRNAFFEKVARCLDDAAAQEGLNVFVAVGAENQDRLERAIDSLLGVRVLGLVLVSPSLTASQLREIGQETPTSLIGQQCPGGYVDAVHIDEAAAAREVVSHLISRGATSLAYIAPRIVDDASRELRQDALAQAARDAGISMTTWEGDGNGAGGAIRELLSVDDGVLGLVAHNDMLAIDAVAVLRDRRSAGQGRHPSPVLLVSYDNTYLARRSEFDLTSLAQPESDLAHEAIALLLRRAAHRASSTPLPGEEVLLAPQLIVRSSTYLSSRSGSGRPGHGPDPTTSIRR, from the coding sequence GCCGGTGTCTCGCGCAGCCTGGTCTCCCTGGCTCTGTCAGGTTCACCCAAAGTCGCCGAGAATACTCGAGCCCAGATCCAAGCCGTCGCCTGTTCGCTCGGCTATCGGGTTAACGCCTCAGCCTCCGCGTTGGCTCGACGTCGCTCCACCACAATCGGTTTGATCCTGCCCAACCTGCGCAATGCCTTCTTCGAGAAAGTGGCACGCTGCCTTGATGACGCCGCCGCGCAAGAGGGCCTCAATGTCTTCGTGGCTGTGGGCGCCGAGAACCAGGATCGTCTGGAGCGCGCCATCGACTCACTCCTCGGCGTGCGAGTCCTCGGCCTCGTTCTCGTCTCCCCTTCTTTGACCGCCTCACAGCTACGCGAGATCGGCCAGGAGACGCCTACCTCTCTCATCGGGCAGCAATGTCCCGGCGGGTATGTCGACGCCGTCCATATCGATGAGGCAGCAGCCGCCCGTGAGGTCGTCTCCCATCTCATCTCCCGCGGAGCCACCTCCCTGGCCTATATCGCCCCGCGCATTGTCGACGACGCCTCCCGCGAGCTTCGTCAGGACGCGCTCGCCCAGGCAGCGCGTGATGCAGGAATCTCGATGACGACGTGGGAGGGCGACGGCAATGGTGCTGGCGGGGCCATCCGCGAGCTTCTGAGCGTCGACGACGGCGTGCTCGGCCTAGTCGCTCACAACGACATGCTGGCGATCGACGCCGTCGCTGTGCTGCGTGACCGCCGTTCAGCCGGCCAGGGGCGTCACCCCAGCCCGGTGCTTCTCGTCTCCTACGACAACACCTATCTTGCGCGGCGCTCGGAGTTTGATCTCACCAGCCTGGCCCAACCTGAAAGCGACCTCGCCCATGAGGCGATTGCCCTGCTCTTACGCCGGGCAGCGCACAGGGCCAGCAGCACTCCCCTACCAGGTGAGGAAGTCCTGCTGGCCCCGCAGCTCATCGTGCGCTCGTCGACGTACCTCTCCTCGCGTAGTGGATCAGGCCGTCCCGGTCACGGTCCCGATCCCACAACCTCGATCAGGCGGTAA
- a CDS encoding sugar phosphate isomerase/epimerase family protein: protein MKLSMNVTSTFHGTALNDIAVAKDVGFEGIELQSPKLWRYLDAGYTPESLLPHLEGIEVSGIGALQEAEPEAFRAEAEKLATVGEILGAPAMQMCTGPVDVRVVQDFRAGKLADDDPRFRGLLGRSDQEVIEGTAANVALAADIAADHGLDLFLEPLGWAPVHHLDQALEILERINRPNAKIVVDFWHFWVTGSTPEDVAKLDKDLISAVHVCDGVPVPDGEVPDQGVSRNVWTGGGSIPLQEWVDAVKATGYDGWYCSEIFHPKSAELDFHLVAQTLLNHMRILTA, encoded by the coding sequence ATGAAGCTGTCGATGAACGTCACCTCCACCTTCCACGGCACCGCCCTCAACGACATCGCTGTTGCCAAGGACGTGGGATTTGAAGGAATCGAGCTGCAGAGCCCAAAGCTCTGGCGCTATCTCGACGCCGGCTACACGCCCGAGTCCCTCCTGCCGCACCTGGAAGGCATTGAGGTCTCCGGCATCGGCGCCCTGCAGGAAGCAGAACCCGAGGCTTTCCGTGCCGAGGCTGAGAAGCTCGCCACCGTGGGAGAGATCCTGGGGGCGCCGGCGATGCAGATGTGCACCGGACCCGTCGATGTTCGCGTCGTCCAGGATTTCAGGGCGGGCAAGCTGGCTGATGATGACCCGCGTTTCCGTGGCCTGCTCGGACGCTCAGACCAGGAGGTCATTGAAGGAACCGCCGCTAACGTGGCCCTGGCCGCAGACATTGCCGCGGACCACGGTCTCGACCTCTTCCTTGAGCCTCTGGGCTGGGCCCCCGTCCACCACCTCGACCAGGCCCTGGAGATCCTGGAACGCATCAACCGGCCCAACGCCAAGATCGTCGTCGACTTCTGGCACTTCTGGGTCACCGGCTCCACTCCGGAAGACGTCGCGAAGCTCGATAAGGACCTCATCAGTGCCGTGCACGTCTGTGATGGTGTGCCGGTGCCGGACGGCGAGGTCCCCGATCAGGGGGTGAGCCGCAACGTGTGGACTGGCGGCGGCTCCATTCCGCTGCAGGAGTGGGTCGACGCCGTTAAGGCGACCGGATACGACGGCTGGTACTGCTCGGAGATCTTCCACCCCAAGTCAGCGGAGCTGGACTTCCACCTCGTGGCCCAGACCTTGCTGAACCACATGCGGATTCTTACCGCCTGA